Below is a window of 'Nostoc azollae' 0708 DNA.
GAATAGTAACCATTATTTTCATAACGGCGTATAAACATATTCCTAGTAATTCTGCTGGAGATAAACTACATAGTTATAATTACATGAGCAAGAAAGTAATTTCCTGACAATTTAATATCTTTTTTTAGTAATTATTTGGTAAGAAGCAGATCTTAGTTAGGGAATAATGCTGATAGCGCCTTGTGGTGCAAAGCATAACTCTATTGGTTGTATTCCGGCTTCATATCTCTTAACATTAGTTCATCAAGGGCTTGTTGAGGTGTAACTTCACTCTCCAGTAACCGATAAACTTGTTCAGTGATTGGTATAGTAATATTTTGTTGCTGAGATATTTGCATCAAAACTCGGCAAGTGTTAACTCCTTCAGCGGTTCCTGGTAAAGTATTGAGTATTTCTGTCAGCCTTTTCCCACTAGCCAGTTGATATCCAACTTGGTAGTTGCGACTTAGGGGACTGTTGCAGGTTGCTAACAAATCCCCTAGACCGGATAAACCGTAAAATGTTTCCGTTTTTGAGCCTAAAACTTGACCTATCCGAACCATTTCTGTCAAAGCGCGAGTTACTAAAGCTGCTTTGGCATTAGTTCCTAAGTGCAGTCCATCACAGACACCCGCTGCGATTGCCATCACATTTTTCACTGTTCCTCCCAATTCTACACCAATTGGATCAGGACTGGTATAAACACGGAAACGACTGGAAGAAAATACCAGTTGCACCTGATGAGCCGCAGCAAAATTTTTGCTGGCTACTACACATGCAGCGGGTAGTTCCTGTTCAATCTCTTGGGATAAATTTGGACCAGATAGTACAACTACTGAGTGGTGAGGAAATTCTGTTTGCCAAGTTTGTGAAGGTGTGTAAGTAGTTTGCGGATCTAACCCTTTTGTTGCTGTGACAAAAATTATCTCTGGAGATAATGGACAAGACTTTACTAATAAAGCTACATCCCTCACTCCTTTCATAGAAATAGCAGATAGAACTATATCAGCAGCATCTTGTAGTACTGCTGCCAGCGTCTGGGAACTGTTACGGGACCACAAACGCACTTCATGACCATTTACCCACGCTAAATTTGCCAGGGCTGTTCCCCAGGCACCAGCACCCAGAATCACAACAGTTTTTCGATTTTCGATTTTCGATTTTCGATAAGTCATTACTAAGATTAAGTGTAGCAAGTGATAAGTGATACAGCACAAATCAGGAGTCAGGAGTAAAACTATCTTGCTGTCTAGGTTTTAACTTAGATTCTGTACCTCATTGATCTGCAATCTGCAGTAAGTCATAACTGATTATCGCGGATGGCGTGTGATTAGTTCCCTAACTTGTTCTGCATGATATGAACTTCGTGTCAATGGTGAAGAAATTATTTGTAAAAAACCCAATTTCTCTCCGAATACCTTCCAAGCAGCAAATTGTTCTCGAGAGATGAACTCAGCCACTTGCAAGTGTTTTTGACTAGGTTGGAGATATTGTCCAATAGTTAAAATATCACAATCTACTGCTCGCAAATCCTGCATAACTTGACGAATTTCTGCATCAGTTTCACCTAAGCCTACCATAATACCGGATTTGGTGTATGTACTGGGAGAAATCTGGCGAGAGCGTTGTAATAATTCCATTGTCCGCTCATAATTACCTTGGGGACGTACTCGCCAATATAAGCGTGATATCGTTTCTGTATTGTGGTTGAGTACCTCTGGTGCAGCTTCAAGAATAATTTCCAGAGCATTCCAATTTCCGCATAAATCAGGAATTAGCACCTCAATTGTAGTGTGTGGTGACACGCTGCGAACTGCATTAATGCAATGAACAAACTGAGATGCACCACCATCCGGTAAATCATCCCGATTCACAGAAGTGATGACGACGTGATTAAGCCACATTCTACGTACAGCTTCTGCTAATCGAGTCGGTTCTGTAGAATCTAATGGTTGAGGTTTTTTCTCAAAATCAATATCACAGTAGGGACAAGCCCTTGTACAAGCTGGTCCCATGATCAAAAACGTAGCAGTACCAGCATTGAAGCACTCACCAATATTGGGACAGGATGCTTCCTCACAAACCGTATTGAGGGATAAATCCCGCAAAATTTCTTTAACGTTACCGACACGCTCCCAGTGAGGTGCTTTTACCCTCAACCAGTCTGGTTTTAAAGTCACAGTCTACTTTTACCATTTTTTAGTTATACAAATCTAATGCTAGCAAGCAAAGACCTTTGTGGAAGATGGAAGATTTATTATTTTGTGCTGATTGTGATATTATATGCTTATATTGCTGTTTTTTCAGCGGGATGTGGCGCAGCTTGGTAGCGTACTTCGTTCGGGACGAAGGGGCCGCTGGTTCGAATCCAGTCATCCCGATTTGTTTCATATCTATTGCCTAAACTTTTACAAACTGAGGCACTTCTGTTTCCATATTTTTCCCCAAATGCTTATCTATAACTGCGGGAACTTGTCTGGCTTGGATGCGACTGTAACGAGTTT
It encodes the following:
- a CDS encoding NAD(P)H-dependent glycerol-3-phosphate dehydrogenase, encoding MTYRKSKIENRKTVVILGAGAWGTALANLAWVNGHEVRLWSRNSSQTLAAVLQDAADIVLSAISMKGVRDVALLVKSCPLSPEIIFVTATKGLDPQTTYTPSQTWQTEFPHHSVVVLSGPNLSQEIEQELPAACVVASKNFAAAHQVQLVFSSSRFRVYTSPDPIGVELGGTVKNVMAIAAGVCDGLHLGTNAKAALVTRALTEMVRIGQVLGSKTETFYGLSGLGDLLATCNSPLSRNYQVGYQLASGKRLTEILNTLPGTAEGVNTCRVLMQISQQQNITIPITEQVYRLLESEVTPQQALDELMLRDMKPEYNQ
- the lipA gene encoding lipoyl synthase, with amino-acid sequence MTLKPDWLRVKAPHWERVGNVKEILRDLSLNTVCEEASCPNIGECFNAGTATFLIMGPACTRACPYCDIDFEKKPQPLDSTEPTRLAEAVRRMWLNHVVITSVNRDDLPDGGASQFVHCINAVRSVSPHTTIEVLIPDLCGNWNALEIILEAAPEVLNHNTETISRLYWRVRPQGNYERTMELLQRSRQISPSTYTKSGIMVGLGETDAEIRQVMQDLRAVDCDILTIGQYLQPSQKHLQVAEFISREQFAAWKVFGEKLGFLQIISSPLTRSSYHAEQVRELITRHPR